Proteins encoded by one window of Cylindrospermum stagnale PCC 7417:
- a CDS encoding tyrosine-type recombinase/integrase, whose product MSTHTTQLPFSAKSTNYSTPPAKRPSTRQREYLRPKEVDAMICAARSIGRHSVRDAAMILLMFRHGLRTAELVALKWSQVDLSEGYIDIRRLKHGHDTVHPLRAPELRALRQLQRDYPDTPYVFVSERKAPLSTRAVRHIIARAGERAGITEPVHPHQLRHACGYYLAAQGHDTRAIQDYLGHKNIHHTVRYTQMSPQRFESFWTD is encoded by the coding sequence ATGTCTACCCACACTACTCAACTTCCATTTTCGGCAAAGTCAACTAACTACTCGACTCCACCAGCTAAACGCCCATCTACACGCCAACGAGAATATTTGCGACCGAAAGAAGTTGATGCCATGATCTGTGCGGCTCGTTCTATCGGTCGGCACTCTGTGCGGGATGCAGCGATGATTTTACTCATGTTCCGGCATGGACTTCGTACTGCTGAGTTAGTTGCGCTCAAGTGGTCACAAGTAGATTTGTCAGAGGGTTATATCGACATTCGTCGTCTCAAACATGGGCATGATACTGTTCATCCGTTACGCGCTCCAGAATTAAGAGCCTTGCGTCAATTGCAACGCGATTATCCTGATACTCCCTATGTTTTTGTGTCTGAGCGTAAAGCTCCACTATCAACTAGAGCCGTTCGTCACATTATCGCACGCGCTGGCGAGCGCGCTGGAATCACTGAACCAGTTCATCCCCATCAATTGCGCCATGCTTGTGGCTACTATTTAGCAGCCCAGGGTCATGATACCAGAGCAATTCAAGATTACTTGGGACACAAGAATATTCACCACACCGTGCGTTACACGCAAATGTCTCCCCAGAGATTTGAATCTTTTTGGACGGACTGA
- a CDS encoding Tn3 family transposase, protein MPSLAETAYPRLKNQISSKELLEIYTPTDLELQFASQHTKGKVAKLGFLVLLKTFQRLGYFVLVKNVPDAIIKHIVEAVKINFIPQKLENYDRSGTRWRHLTLIRDYLKIIPYGVGARRIIVKSMAQAAQTKNDLADLINVAIEELVHHQYELPIFTTLVRAARRVRATISQIFYRQVADGLNLETKVMLDGLLETSILNLKTPWYELKQDAGKPILKNLKALVERLKWIDEINPAQKLLTDIPDSKVKYFAAEAMTLDAARMKELELNKRYTLTLTLIAIQAARTLDDIAEMFIKRMLKIHFYGQEALTRYRQEHQARSDRLITTLRDVVIAYSSEGQISQKFTAIETVIGESPEQLLEDCEAHIAYAGNNYYPFLWRFYKSHRSTLFQILRWVKLQSTTQDTSLEEAIEFLSKHQGSRKDWLKTIIVENPGTAEEKTRNLLNLDWIPTKWWQLITNQKNRHSYPTRINRKHFEVCVFSQVMWELKSGDLYVEGSDAFADYRKQQISWSDYKATVANYGELVNLPVEGKAFVVHLKEWLSQVASQTDKSFPKNEFVRLEDGKPIIQKTNKKVNQEKVKLIESLIRERLHPVNILDILTDTELWLNWTRFFHPISGYEAKIDHPIARYLTTTFCYGCHLGASQTARSLGAFDHRQVAWVNQRHITEETLDKAITSIINAYNRFSLPKFWGTGKRASADGTKWDIYEQNLLAEYHIRYGGYGGIGYYHVSDTYIALFSHFIPCGVWEAVYILDGLLNNQSEIQPDVIHADTQGQSAPVFGLAYLLGINLMPRIRNWHDLKLYRPTKESRYHHIDGLFSDVVDWDLIETHLPDMLRVVLSIKAGKFTASTILRKLGTYSRHNRLYQSFSELGLVIRTGFLLSYLSDEKLRLTIQAALNKSESFNGFTKWVSFGGSGLIPSNNRDEQRKMIKYNHLVSNCLIFYNVFEMTRILQELIAEGYAIDEEIMGALSPYLTKHINRFGRYSLDLNRKPPDVDYDLSLIPMDVDNS, encoded by the coding sequence GTGCCAAGTCTTGCTGAAACTGCCTATCCCCGACTGAAAAACCAGATTAGTTCCAAAGAACTCTTAGAAATTTATACCCCAACTGACCTTGAACTTCAGTTTGCCAGCCAACATACCAAAGGTAAAGTTGCCAAATTAGGTTTTTTAGTGCTGTTAAAAACTTTTCAGCGATTGGGATACTTTGTTTTAGTCAAAAATGTGCCTGATGCAATTATTAAGCACATTGTTGAGGCAGTTAAAATCAACTTTATTCCCCAAAAGTTGGAGAATTATGATAGATCAGGAACACGCTGGCGACATTTAACTCTAATTCGGGATTATCTCAAAATCATCCCCTATGGTGTCGGTGCAAGGCGAATTATCGTCAAATCAATGGCACAAGCAGCACAAACCAAAAATGACCTAGCTGACTTAATCAATGTAGCGATTGAAGAATTAGTTCATCACCAGTATGAATTACCTATTTTCACAACTTTAGTTCGTGCAGCTAGAAGAGTTAGAGCAACTATTTCTCAAATCTTTTATCGACAAGTAGCAGATGGTTTAAATCTAGAAACTAAGGTCATGCTAGATGGGTTATTGGAGACGAGTATTCTCAATCTCAAAACTCCTTGGTATGAACTCAAACAAGACGCTGGTAAACCCATACTCAAGAATTTAAAAGCATTAGTCGAGCGGTTGAAATGGATAGATGAAATTAATCCAGCTCAGAAACTATTAACAGATATTCCTGATAGCAAGGTTAAATATTTTGCAGCCGAAGCTATGACCTTAGATGCGGCACGCATGAAAGAGCTAGAACTTAATAAACGTTATACATTGACATTAACTTTAATTGCCATTCAAGCCGCAAGAACACTGGATGATATTGCGGAGATGTTCATTAAAAGAATGCTCAAGATTCATTTCTATGGACAGGAGGCATTAACGCGTTATCGTCAAGAACACCAAGCCAGAAGTGACAGATTAATTACGACCTTAAGAGATGTGGTAATTGCTTACTCCAGTGAAGGTCAAATCTCCCAAAAATTCACTGCTATAGAAACAGTTATTGGCGAATCTCCCGAACAGCTTCTAGAAGATTGTGAAGCTCATATTGCCTATGCAGGCAATAATTATTATCCTTTTCTGTGGCGATTTTATAAAAGTCATCGTTCTACTCTCTTTCAGATTCTCAGATGGGTAAAACTCCAGTCAACTACCCAAGATACTTCCTTAGAAGAAGCAATTGAATTTTTGAGTAAGCATCAAGGAAGCCGCAAAGATTGGTTAAAAACAATCATAGTTGAAAACCCAGGTACTGCTGAAGAAAAAACCAGGAATTTACTCAACTTAGATTGGATACCTACGAAGTGGTGGCAATTAATCACCAACCAGAAAAACCGTCATTCTTACCCCACACGAATTAATCGTAAGCATTTTGAGGTTTGTGTTTTTTCACAGGTGATGTGGGAACTGAAATCAGGAGATTTATATGTAGAAGGAAGTGATGCCTTTGCTGATTACCGAAAACAGCAGATTTCTTGGTCTGATTATAAGGCGACAGTTGCTAACTATGGAGAATTAGTCAATTTACCTGTTGAAGGAAAAGCCTTTGTTGTTCATTTAAAAGAGTGGCTTTCTCAGGTAGCATCCCAGACAGATAAATCTTTTCCTAAAAATGAGTTTGTTCGCCTAGAAGATGGCAAACCAATTATTCAAAAAACTAACAAGAAGGTTAACCAGGAAAAAGTAAAATTGATTGAGTCTCTCATCAGAGAACGGCTGCACCCAGTTAACATACTGGATATTCTCACCGATACAGAACTCTGGTTAAACTGGACTCGTTTCTTTCACCCAATTTCAGGATATGAAGCTAAAATCGACCATCCAATTGCTCGTTATCTAACTACCACTTTTTGTTATGGTTGTCATTTAGGAGCTTCTCAAACAGCCCGTTCTTTAGGAGCGTTTGACCATCGACAAGTGGCTTGGGTTAATCAGCGTCATATTACTGAAGAAACCTTAGATAAAGCGATTACTTCAATTATTAACGCTTATAATCGGTTTTCTCTGCCTAAATTTTGGGGAACTGGAAAACGAGCTTCAGCCGATGGGACAAAGTGGGATATTTATGAGCAGAATCTTTTAGCAGAATACCACATTAGGTATGGTGGTTATGGAGGCATTGGTTATTATCATGTTTCTGATACTTATATTGCCTTATTTAGTCATTTTATTCCTTGTGGTGTATGGGAAGCCGTTTATATTCTTGATGGTTTGTTAAATAATCAATCAGAAATTCAACCTGACGTTATTCATGCTGATACTCAAGGTCAAAGTGCGCCTGTATTTGGGTTGGCTTATTTGTTGGGAATCAATTTAATGCCTCGCATTCGCAACTGGCATGATTTAAAGTTGTATCGTCCTACTAAGGAGTCTCGTTACCACCATATTGATGGTCTCTTTTCTGATGTAGTCGATTGGGATTTGATTGAGACTCATTTGCCAGATATGTTACGGGTTGTTCTTTCAATTAAAGCGGGAAAATTTACCGCCTCAACCATTTTACGTAAGTTAGGAACTTATAGCAGACATAATCGACTCTATCAGTCATTCTCTGAGCTAGGGCTAGTGATTCGCACAGGATTTTTGTTGTCATATTTATCTGATGAAAAGTTACGCCTTACCATCCAAGCTGCATTAAATAAGAGTGAATCTTTTAATGGTTTTACCAAATGGGTCAGTTTCGGTGGATCAGGTTTAATTCCTAGTAATAATCGAGATGAACAACGCAAGATGATTAAGTATAACCATTTGGTTTCAAATTGCTTAATTTTCTATAATGTCTTTGAAATGACGAGGATTTTGCAGGAATTAATTGCTGAAGGGTATGCCATTGATGAGGAGATTATGGGGGCGTTAAGTCCATATCTGACTAAACATATCAACCGATTTGGACGCTATAGCCTGGATTTAAATCGCAAACCCCCAGATGTTGATTATGATCTGTCTCTAATTCCCATGGATGTAGATAATTCTTGA
- a CDS encoding geranylgeranyl reductase family protein — protein MYDCIIVGAGPAGGTAAYHLAKQGRSVLVLEKESLPRYKPCGGGVSPVIAQWFDFDFSPAISVKVDSLRFTWKLGDPVEAKIDIKEPVWMVRRDVFDHFLVEQAQKQGAELQDNTAVTGIEFKGDYWQVNTANGPITGRYLIAADGAKGSMAKWLGFKDRKRRIAGALEAEVEANVEKKTTAHFEFGLLKNGYIWNFPKADGYSIGVGTFIGGEPQDFKKILDEYAQSFNVDVKTSKQYGHPLCLWDGNQKLHTQNAVLAGEAACVVDPFTAEGIRPSIFSGMLAAGAINEALSGDIQALEKYSDAINEQWGSDMAWAQKLAGAFYRFPGIGYKVGVKRPSGAQIMGKILCGELRYGDVAGRALKRLIPGFG, from the coding sequence ATGTACGACTGCATCATCGTCGGCGCTGGCCCAGCAGGTGGCACAGCAGCATATCATTTAGCCAAGCAGGGTCGCTCAGTATTAGTTTTAGAAAAAGAATCCCTGCCAAGATATAAGCCTTGTGGCGGCGGTGTATCACCAGTTATCGCCCAATGGTTTGACTTTGACTTTAGCCCCGCCATTTCTGTGAAAGTAGACTCTCTACGCTTCACCTGGAAATTAGGCGACCCTGTAGAAGCGAAAATCGACATTAAAGAACCCGTCTGGATGGTACGGCGAGATGTTTTTGACCACTTTCTCGTTGAGCAAGCCCAGAAGCAAGGGGCTGAACTGCAAGATAATACAGCAGTCACAGGCATTGAGTTTAAAGGCGACTATTGGCAAGTCAACACAGCCAACGGACCAATTACAGGACGTTACTTAATCGCTGCTGACGGTGCTAAAGGTTCAATGGCAAAATGGCTAGGCTTCAAAGACCGCAAACGGCGCATAGCAGGAGCTTTGGAAGCAGAAGTAGAGGCTAATGTGGAGAAAAAAACCACGGCTCACTTTGAGTTTGGACTGCTCAAGAATGGCTACATCTGGAATTTTCCCAAAGCTGATGGCTATTCTATCGGCGTTGGTACCTTCATTGGCGGCGAACCCCAAGACTTTAAAAAGATTTTGGATGAATACGCTCAATCATTCAATGTCGATGTTAAAACTAGCAAACAGTATGGTCATCCCCTGTGCTTATGGGATGGTAATCAAAAGCTACATACCCAAAACGCGGTATTAGCTGGGGAAGCTGCTTGTGTGGTTGACCCTTTTACAGCAGAAGGCATCCGCCCCTCTATTTTTAGCGGTATGCTAGCAGCGGGAGCTATTAATGAAGCTCTTTCTGGTGATATCCAAGCTTTAGAAAAATACAGCGACGCCATTAATGAACAATGGGGTTCCGATATGGCTTGGGCGCAAAAATTAGCAGGAGCATTTTATCGCTTCCCCGGCATTGGTTACAAAGTCGGTGTCAAGCGTCCCTCTGGTGCCCAAATCATGGGTAAAATTTTGTGTGGTGAATTGCGATATGGCGACGTTGCCGGTCGTGCCTTAAAGCGTTTAATCCCAGGTTTTGGTTGA
- the frr gene encoding ribosome recycling factor, translated as MKLAEAENTMQKTVEATQRAFNTIRTGRANASLLDKVQVEYYGTPTSLKSLANISTPDASTILIQPYDRSSLNIVEKAISLSDVGLTPSNDGSVIRLNIPPLTSDRRKELAKLAAKYAEEGRVGIRNIRRDAIDSIRKQEKNAEISEDEARDQQDKLQKLTDKYTAKVNELLAEKEKDISTV; from the coding sequence GTGAAATTAGCTGAAGCTGAGAATACGATGCAAAAAACCGTTGAGGCTACTCAACGAGCTTTTAATACAATTCGCACTGGTCGCGCCAATGCGAGTTTATTAGATAAGGTACAGGTGGAATATTACGGTACACCTACATCCCTGAAATCATTAGCAAACATTAGCACACCGGATGCTTCGACAATCCTAATTCAGCCCTACGATCGCAGCAGCTTGAATATAGTTGAAAAGGCGATTTCTTTATCAGATGTGGGTTTAACCCCCAGCAACGACGGCTCCGTAATTCGGTTGAACATTCCGCCCTTAACCAGCGATCGCCGTAAAGAATTAGCCAAACTTGCTGCCAAATATGCCGAAGAAGGTCGAGTAGGCATTCGCAATATTCGCCGCGATGCCATAGACTCCATTCGCAAACAGGAAAAAAACGCCGAAATCTCGGAAGATGAAGCACGGGATCAACAAGACAAACTGCAAAAATTGACAGACAAGTACACTGCCAAAGTCAACGAATTGCTGGCAGAAAAAGAGAAAGACATCTCAACTGTATAA
- the pyrH gene encoding UMP kinase, protein MGTNYRRVLLKLSGEALMGNMGYGIDPEVVKGIAQEVGEVVATGVQLAIVVGGGNIFRGVKAASAGMDRATADYIGMIATVMNAMTLQDSLERTGVQTRVQTAIAMQELAEPYIRRRAIRHLEKGRVVIFGAGSGNPFFTTDTTAALRAAEIDAEVIFKATKVDGIYDADPHVYPDAKRFTSLTYAHVLAKDLRVMDSTAIALCKENNIPILVFDLTVRGNIHRAVMGESIGTLVGGSCEIS, encoded by the coding sequence ATGGGAACGAATTACCGACGGGTTTTACTCAAACTGAGCGGTGAAGCCTTAATGGGCAATATGGGCTATGGCATTGATCCAGAAGTGGTCAAAGGAATAGCCCAAGAAGTAGGAGAGGTGGTAGCCACTGGCGTTCAGCTCGCCATCGTCGTTGGCGGCGGTAATATTTTTCGGGGCGTCAAAGCGGCGTCAGCGGGGATGGACAGGGCAACCGCTGACTACATAGGGATGATTGCCACGGTAATGAATGCCATGACGCTGCAAGATTCGCTGGAACGCACAGGGGTACAGACGCGGGTACAAACTGCGATCGCTATGCAAGAATTAGCTGAACCGTATATTCGTCGTCGTGCCATCCGTCATCTTGAAAAAGGGCGGGTGGTAATTTTCGGCGCTGGCTCAGGAAATCCTTTCTTTACTACTGACACCACTGCTGCTTTGAGGGCCGCAGAAATTGATGCCGAAGTGATTTTTAAAGCCACCAAGGTTGACGGCATCTACGATGCTGACCCTCATGTTTATCCTGACGCCAAACGTTTCACTAGCCTCACCTACGCGCACGTTTTAGCCAAAGATTTGCGAGTAATGGATAGTACCGCGATCGCCTTATGTAAAGAAAATAATATTCCCATTCTTGTATTTGACTTAACGGTGCGAGGTAACATCCACCGAGCAGTCATGGGAGAATCTATTGGCACCCTTGTGGGAGGTTCTTGTGAAATTAGCTGA
- a CDS encoding thioredoxin family protein has translation MTLLETINTPVGSYAPDFELPGTDNQVHHLGRYLKTFRSVCVISMCNHCPYVELYLDRLKSIQAEFAPGGFTLIGLNGSDVNHESGSNFDNMKAFAQRYELNFPYLWDSTQDVTHSFGAITTPTAFLIDSDGILRYKGQIDDHPQEQSATGADYLRDAIASLFTLQAIQLPETEQVGTALVWRK, from the coding sequence ATGACTCTACTGGAAACAATTAATACTCCTGTTGGGAGTTACGCACCAGATTTTGAATTGCCAGGAACTGACAATCAAGTACACCATCTCGGACGTTATCTCAAGACGTTCCGCTCAGTCTGCGTCATTTCCATGTGCAACCACTGTCCTTATGTTGAGCTTTATCTAGATAGGCTAAAAAGCATTCAAGCTGAATTTGCCCCTGGTGGCTTCACACTGATTGGGTTGAATGGCAGTGATGTTAATCATGAATCTGGGTCAAATTTTGACAATATGAAGGCTTTTGCCCAGCGTTATGAGTTGAACTTCCCCTATCTGTGGGACTCAACCCAAGATGTAACCCACAGCTTTGGTGCGATTACAACACCAACAGCTTTTTTAATAGATAGTGATGGAATTTTGCGCTATAAAGGACAGATCGACGATCATCCCCAAGAGCAATCGGCGACAGGAGCGGATTATTTAAGAGATGCGATCGCCTCTTTGTTTACTCTTCAAGCAATACAGTTGCCGGAAACGGAACAAGTAGGGACTGCATTAGTGTGGCGCAAGTAG
- a CDS encoding alpha/beta fold hydrolase, which translates to MTSSTSNTRVTATKTWNWQGFPICYQIQGTNGPAVVLVHGFGASWWHWRKNIPVLAENCRVYAIDLLGFGASAKPQPGEKIAYTLETWGQQLADFCREVVGEPAFLVGNSIGCIVVMQASVSNPDIALGVALLNCSLRLLHDRKRVTLPWSRRFGAPFLQRLLSIKPIGEFFFNQVAKPKTVRKILLQAYANAETVTDELVDILTAPASDPGAVAVFLAFTSYSTGPLPEDLLPVLPCPAIILWGTADPWEPIELGRELANYPQVQKFIPLEGVGHCPQDEAPELVNPILQDWIWERSALLQQR; encoded by the coding sequence ATGACTTCCTCTACTTCCAACACAAGAGTTACTGCCACAAAAACCTGGAATTGGCAAGGTTTCCCCATTTGCTATCAAATCCAAGGAACTAATGGCCCAGCTGTAGTGCTGGTACATGGCTTTGGTGCATCATGGTGGCATTGGCGGAAAAATATACCAGTGCTAGCAGAAAATTGCCGCGTTTATGCGATTGATTTGCTTGGCTTTGGCGCTTCAGCTAAACCTCAACCGGGTGAAAAAATTGCCTACACACTGGAAACTTGGGGACAGCAACTAGCAGACTTTTGTCGGGAAGTTGTCGGTGAACCAGCTTTTTTAGTGGGAAATTCTATTGGCTGTATTGTGGTTATGCAAGCATCAGTAAGCAACCCAGATATTGCCTTAGGAGTTGCCTTGCTTAATTGTTCCCTCAGGCTGTTGCACGATCGCAAACGAGTAACTTTACCCTGGTCTCGTCGTTTTGGAGCGCCCTTTCTCCAACGCTTATTATCTATTAAACCGATTGGTGAGTTCTTTTTCAATCAAGTTGCTAAACCGAAAACAGTGCGGAAAATTCTGCTGCAAGCTTATGCGAATGCGGAGACAGTCACCGACGAGTTGGTAGATATTCTCACCGCACCAGCAAGCGATCCTGGTGCCGTCGCTGTGTTTCTGGCGTTTACCTCTTATTCCACCGGGCCCTTACCAGAAGACCTTTTACCAGTGTTACCCTGTCCGGCGATTATTTTATGGGGAACAGCTGACCCTTGGGAACCAATTGAGTTAGGTAGAGAGTTAGCGAATTATCCCCAAGTGCAGAAGTTTATCCCTTTAGAAGGAGTAGGGCATTGTCCCCAAGATGAAGCGCCTGAGTTAGTTAATCCGATTTTACAAGATTGGATTTGGGAGCGATCTGCACTCTTGCAGCAGCGCTGA
- a CDS encoding peptidase domain-containing ABC transporter: MFNLLKPNKNYQCVLQLSEEDCGAACLVSICKHYGRFLSMTKSRDAVGTGQLGTTLLGLKRGSESLGFNARAVKASPAIADRIREIQLPAIIHWQGYHWVVLYDQRGKKYVIADPAVGIRYVSKEELTAAWSGVMLLLEPDPTRFSEQPQEESKGGLGRFLKRILPYRGLLTQVLIINTVLGLLGLGSPVLIQLLTDDVLVRGDTQLLTVVVTAVVVMSLFSSSLQAVQATMIAHFGQRLQLGLVLEFGRKILQLPLAYYEARRSGEITSRLRDINEINQLVSQIVILLPSQFFIAIISFGLMLFYSWQLTLAVLFVAGLMTLSSLPFLPILQQKTRQLLVLGAENQGVLVETFKGAQVIKTTNAAPQFWDEFQSRFGRVANLAFGTVQIGIINGTVSRLFSTIGSVLLLGLGSMLVIRGQLSIGQMLAFNALQVNVLGLINLLVGFVDEYFRSQTAISRLLEVIDATPEVVGGSQRPVAQISGDADIRCSNLQFHHPGRVDLLEDFSLKLPGGKVIALIGKSGCGKSTLAKVIAGLYQPNSGNIRIGFYNIQDLSLDCLRQQVVYVPQEPHFWSRSILENFRLGSPYISFEQIVKACEIADADEFISQLPNKYQTVLGEFGANLSGGQRQRLAIARGILTDPPVLILDEATAGLDPVSESEVLNRLLEERKDKTTILITHRPSVVNRADWIVLIDKGQIKLQGTMETFLSQPGEHLKFLAL; the protein is encoded by the coding sequence ATGTTTAATCTACTCAAACCCAATAAAAATTATCAGTGTGTTTTACAGTTAAGTGAGGAAGACTGTGGAGCAGCTTGTCTAGTCTCGATTTGCAAGCATTACGGACGCTTTTTAAGCATGACTAAAAGCCGAGATGCAGTAGGTACTGGACAGCTAGGCACAACGTTGCTGGGTTTAAAACGTGGCTCTGAGAGTCTTGGGTTTAATGCCAGGGCAGTTAAAGCCTCACCTGCGATCGCCGATCGCATCCGAGAAATCCAGTTACCAGCGATTATTCATTGGCAGGGCTACCATTGGGTCGTTCTCTACGACCAGCGGGGCAAAAAGTACGTGATTGCCGATCCGGCTGTCGGCATCCGTTATGTCAGCAAAGAAGAGTTAACAGCAGCTTGGAGTGGAGTAATGCTCTTACTAGAGCCAGATCCCACTCGCTTTTCTGAACAGCCCCAAGAAGAATCAAAAGGTGGTTTAGGACGCTTTTTGAAGCGCATCTTGCCTTACCGGGGGCTACTCACTCAAGTTTTGATAATCAATACTGTTTTGGGTCTACTCGGTCTCGGTAGCCCCGTTCTCATCCAACTGCTTACAGATGATGTCCTCGTACGCGGAGATACCCAGCTACTCACCGTTGTCGTCACAGCCGTTGTCGTGATGAGCTTATTTAGTAGTAGCCTACAAGCAGTACAAGCAACGATGATTGCTCACTTTGGTCAACGACTGCAATTAGGGCTGGTCTTAGAGTTTGGACGCAAAATTCTTCAGCTACCCTTGGCCTACTACGAAGCCCGTCGTAGTGGTGAAATCACTAGCCGACTGCGAGATATCAATGAAATCAATCAATTGGTATCACAGATTGTAATTCTGTTACCCAGCCAGTTTTTTATAGCGATAATTTCTTTCGGCTTGATGCTCTTTTACAGCTGGCAACTGACACTAGCAGTTCTGTTCGTCGCCGGCTTAATGACTTTATCCAGCTTGCCTTTCTTGCCCATTCTCCAACAAAAAACCCGCCAACTCTTGGTATTGGGGGCAGAAAATCAAGGTGTGTTGGTGGAAACTTTTAAAGGCGCACAGGTAATCAAAACTACAAATGCCGCTCCTCAATTCTGGGATGAATTCCAAAGTCGCTTTGGGCGTGTTGCCAATCTAGCTTTTGGCACCGTCCAAATCGGCATTATTAATGGTACTGTTTCTAGACTCTTCTCTACCATCGGTAGCGTCCTTTTACTTGGGCTAGGGAGCATGCTGGTGATTCGAGGGCAATTAAGCATTGGTCAAATGCTGGCTTTTAATGCCCTACAGGTAAATGTTCTGGGTTTAATTAACTTGTTAGTTGGCTTTGTGGATGAATACTTTCGTTCCCAAACCGCAATTTCTCGCTTACTGGAAGTGATTGATGCTACACCGGAAGTGGTGGGAGGAAGTCAAAGACCAGTGGCACAAATCTCTGGAGATGCAGATATTCGTTGTTCCAATCTCCAATTTCATCACCCCGGCAGAGTTGATTTATTAGAGGATTTTTCTCTCAAACTCCCTGGGGGAAAGGTGATTGCTTTGATTGGTAAGTCAGGCTGTGGCAAAAGTACTTTGGCTAAAGTGATAGCCGGCTTGTATCAGCCGAACTCTGGCAATATCCGCATTGGCTTTTATAACATCCAAGACCTTTCCCTTGATTGCCTGCGGCAACAGGTGGTTTATGTTCCCCAAGAACCTCATTTCTGGAGTCGCTCGATTTTGGAAAATTTCCGCTTAGGATCGCCTTACATTTCTTTTGAGCAAATTGTCAAAGCTTGCGAAATCGCTGATGCCGATGAGTTTATCAGTCAACTTCCTAATAAGTATCAAACTGTTTTAGGGGAATTTGGGGCAAATCTCTCTGGTGGACAAAGACAACGATTAGCGATCGCTAGAGGTATCCTCACCGATCCACCTGTACTAATTTTAGATGAAGCCACCGCTGGACTTGATCCGGTCAGCGAATCTGAAGTTTTAAATCGCCTCTTGGAGGAGCGAAAAGATAAAACCACGATTTTGATCACTCATCGTCCCAGCGTAGTCAATCGCGCTGATTGGATCGTGCTCATAGATAAAGGTCAGATCAAATTACAAGGCACTATGGAGACTTTTCTCTCTCAACCAGGTGAACATTTAAAGTTTTTAGCTTTGTGA